In Massilia sp. METH4, the genomic window CGGCGTCGAACGTGGCGTTCTTTTGCGTGACGTACATCGACGAGGCGGAAGCCTCCATGGCGATCGCGGCGCCGCCGACGTCCAGGCAGACGAAATGCGGGCACAGCAGGATGGTCGGCTTTTCCGTCATCGCCGCCACGGGAATCTGGCCGGGCGGCATGCCCGGACTGGTCTCGACCGTGATCAGGCGCTTCAGGCGCGCTTCCGATGCCCACCACAGGATCGCCCGTTCGAACACGCTGCGCGAATAGGCCTGGAAATGGCGGCGGGCAAGGTCGCGGCGCTGGGCTTCCGTCAGTTCCGGCATCGCCAGGCGCAGGTTGGTCAGCGCGATCTCGCGGCGCGGGCCCATGATCACGAACAGCAGGCTGCCCACGGCATCGCCGAAGCGGCCCAGCACCGGCAGCGGCAGCCAGTGCAGCAGCCACATGAAACCGAGAAGCACCTTCATGCCGCCTCCGTGCCCGCGGCCGCCGTGGGCGCGGCCACGCCGGGCGGCACCTTGTAGCGGTTGTAGCTCCAGTAATACTGGGCCGGGCAGCCGGCGATCAGCTGTTCCATGGCGGCGTTGATCGCGCGTGCCTGCTGGGCATTGTCGCCTTCGAGCGAGCCGGGGAAGGGCACGAAGTGGATCAGGAAACCGCGCCCGCGCGGCAGGCGCTCCGCATAGGTGAGCAGCACGGGCGCGTCGCCGCCCAGCTTGGCCATCTTGGCCGGCAAGGTCATCGTGTAGGCGGGGCGGCCGAAGAAATCGGCCCACACGCCTTCGCCTTCCTGGGGCACCTGGTCGGGCAGGATGCCGACCGGCTTGCCGGACTTGAGGAACTTGGCCAGCATGCGCACGCCGGACAGGTTGGCCGGCGCCAGCTCCATCTGGCCGCGCGCACGCGCCACCTCGACCAGCGGCTTCATGGCTGCCTGCTTGGGCGGGCGGTACATCACCATCAGCGGCGTATCGTGCGAGACGCGCTGCGCGGTGATCTCGAAGCAGCCCAGGTGCGGCGTGAGGAACACGATGCCGCGGCCGGCGCGCAGGTGTGCCTCGACCAGCTCATAATTGTTCAGGAAGACGCGGCGGGCGATCCGTTTTTCGGAAGCGAGCCAGACGAAGGGCAGTTCGGCGATGGCCTTGCCGGCTTCGCCGATCGCCTGCCGCAGATGGTCCGCGTAGCCGGCGCGGCCGATGTTCTCGCGCATGCGGCGGCGATACGACGGCGACAACGCGTAAACGATCCAGCCCAGGAGTGCGCCAAGGCCATGCAGGACCGGCAATGGAAAGATGGAGAAAAAACGGAAAGTTCGTAACAACATGTACAGGTTATTGAGGGGTTGGGACAACAGTTCGCGTTGCTCTGCCCAAAAATTTTTGAAGAAGCGTAAAATACCACGTCAGCACATACCGCCGAGTTAACAGACAACTTGCGAGGCGGTCTACAAATTTCGCTAAAGCGTCGCAAGCCGTATGGGTTGTTGCGACAGTTTTATCAACTTATACAGGAGCTTGCGATGTCTTCCATCGATTATCTCTTCACGTCCGAATCCGTTTCCGAAGGCCACCCCGACAAGGTCGCCGACCAGATTTCCGACGCCATCCTCGACGCCATCCTGGAACAGGATCCGAAGGCCCGCGTTGCCGCCGAAACGCTGTGCAACACCGGTCTCGTGGTGCTGGCGGGTGAAATCACCACGCACGCCAACGTTGATTATATTCAAGTGGCACGCGAAACCATCAAGCGCATCGGCTACGACAATACCGACTACGGCATCGACTATCGTGGCTGCGCCGTTCTGGTGGCCTACGACAAGCAGTCGCCCGACATCGCCCAGGGCGTGGACGAAGGCGCCGGCCTGGACCTGGACCAGGGCGCCGGCGACCAGGGCCTGATGTTCGGCTACGCCTGCGACGAGACGCCGGAGCTGATGCCGGCCGCGATCTACTACTCGCACCGCCTGGTCGAGCGCCAGTCCCAGCTGCGCAAGGATGGCCGCCTGCCATGGCTGCGCCCGGACGCAAAATCCCAGGTCACGCTGCGCTACGTGAACGGCCGCCCGGTGGCGGTGGACACGGTGGTGCTGTCGACCCAGCACGCGCCGGAAATGCAGCACAAGCAGATCGAGGAAGCGGTGATCGAGGAGATCATCCGCCCGGTGCTGCCGAAGGAATGGCTGCAAGACACGAAATACCTGGTCAACCCGACCGGCCGCTTCGTCATCGGCGGCCCGCAGGGCGACTGCGGCCTGACGGGCCGCAAGATCATCGTCGACACCTACGGCGGCGCGGCGCCGCACGGTGGCGGCGCGTTTTCCGGCAAGGACCCGTCGAAGGTCGACCGCTCGGCCGCCTACGCCGCCCGCTACGTGGCCAAGAACATCGTTGCCGCCGGCCTGGCACGCCAGTGCCAGGTGCAGGTGTCGTACGCGATCGGCGTCGCCCGCCCGATCAACATCACGGTGTACACGGAAGGCACGGGCGTGATTCCGGACGAGAAGATCGCCGCGCTGGTGCAGGAGCACTTCGACCTGCGCCCGAAAGGCATCGTACAGATGCTGGACCTGCTGCGCCCGATCTACCGCAAGACGGCCGCCTACGGCCACTTCGGCCGCGAAGAGCCGGAATTCTCGTGGGAGCGCACGGACAAAGCGGCCGCCCTGCGCGCCGCCGCCGGGCTGGCGTAACCGGCCTGAGAAGTTGCCAAAAAAATGGGGACGTACCCCATTTTCCTGGCAATATTGCTCAAAAAATGGGGTACGTCCCCATTTTTTGTGAAACAAAACCGGATCAATCGTCCGGTTTTTTGTTATAGAATGCCTGTTCTCCGAGGAGCGTTGCGACGGATCAATCGAATCCGCCAGGCTCGGACACTTCAGCAACCGCGCTCACGTCAACTTTTTTCAACATGAAAGGAGGCGTGATGAACGCCGTTCTCAAAGACTCCCAAGACTACATCATCGCCGACATCGGCCTGGCCGACTGGGGCCGCAAGGAAATCCGCATCGCCGAGACCGAAATGCCGGGCCTGATGGCGATCCGCGAGGAATACGCCGCAGCCCAGCCGCTCAAGGGCGCCCGCATCACCGGCTCGCTGCACATGACGATCCAGACCGCCGTGCTGATCCAGACGCTGGAAGCGCTGGGCGCCGAGGTGCGCTGGGCTTCGTGCAATATCTACTCCACGCAGGACCACGCCGCCGCCGCGATCGCCGCCAACGGCACGCCGGTGTTCGCCATCAAGGGTGAAACGCTGGACCAGTACTGGGAATACACCCACCGCATCTTCGAATGGCCGGGCGAGGGCGTGTACTCGAACATGATCCTCGACGACGGCGGCGATGCCACGCTGCTGCTGCACCTCGGTGCGCGCGCCGAGCAGGATGCTTCCGTGCTGGACAATCCGACGTCGGAAGAGGAAATCTGCCTGTTCAACTCGATCAAGGCCCACCTGGCCAGCGATCCGCAGTGGTACTCGAAGCGCCTGCCGCACATCATGGGCGTGACCGAGGAAACCACCACCGGCGTGCACCGTCTGTACCAGATGCACAAGGAAGGCAAGCTGGCCTTCCCCGCGATCAACGTGAACGATTCCGTGACCAAGTCGAAGTTCGACAACCTGTACGGCTGCCGCGAATCGCTGGTCGACGGCATCAAGCGCGCCACGGATGTCATGATCGCCGGTAAGATCGCCGTCATCGCCGGCTATGGCGACGTAGGCAAGGGTTCGGCCCAGGCAATGCGCGCGCTGTCGGCGCAAGTGTGGGTGACCGAGATCGACCCGATCTGCGCGCTGCAGGCCGCCATGGAAGGCTTCCGCGTCGTGACGATGGATTACGCGTGCGAGCACGGCGACATCTTCGTCACCTGCACGGGCAACTACCACATCCTGACCGAAGAGCACATGCTCAAGATGAAGGACCAGGCGATCGTCTGCAATATCGGCCACTTCGACAACGAGATCGATGTCGCCGCGCTGAAGAAGTACCAGTGGGAGAACATCAAGCCGCAGGTGGACCACGTGATCTTCCCGGACGGCCACCGCATCATCCTGCTGGCCGAAGGCCGCCTGGTGAACCTGGGTTGCGCCACGGGCCACCCGTCGTACGTGATGAGCTCCTCGTTCGCGAACCAGACGATCGCCCAGATCGAACTGTTCCAGCACAAGGACAAGTACCCGGTCGGCGTGTACACGCTGCCGAAGCACCTGGACGAGAAAGTCGCGCGCCTGCAGCTGAAGAAGCTGAACGCGCAGCTGACCGAGCTGACCGCCGAGCAGGCCGCCTACATCAACGTGAAGGTCGAAGGTCCGTACAAGCCGGAACACTACCGCTACTAATCAGTGCGAAGGCCGGCGTTAAGCCGGCCTTTTTTGCACCGCATCCTGTTTCACAAGAAGGCTTAACAAAAGGCTTAACAGAAGGCTAACCAAGCATGCGTCTGGTCCTGACCTGGTTCATCAATGCCGCGGCACTGTTCGCAGTGCCTTACCTGATGCATTCCGTCGACGTCACGAGCGTCGGCGCAGCCCTGATCGCGGCGCTCATTCTCGGGCTGGTCAACACGCTGATCCGGCCGCTGCTGCTGCTCCTGACCTTACCCGTGACCGTGCTGTCGCTGGGCCTGTTCATCTTTGTCGTCAACGGCTTTACATTCTGGCTGGTGGCGCAATTCGTGGAAGGCTTCAACGTGACGAGCTTCTGGGCGGCGGTCGGCGGCGCACTGCTGTACAGCGTGATTTCCTGGGCCCTCTCTTCCCTGTTGTTGAAAGACGCCGATGGCTGATCATAATTTTAGTATCGAATTCTTCCCGCCCAAGACGGCGGAAGGAGCGGAAAAGCTGCGCGCCACGCGCGCCAGGCTCTCCGAGCTGCACCCCAAGTATTTCTCCGTCACGTTCGGCGCGGGCGGCACCACGCAGCGCGGCACGCTGGAAACCGTGCTCGACATCATGGCGGCCGGCGAGGAAGCCGCGCCGCACCTGTCCTGCGTGGGCGGCACGCGCGAATCGATCCGCGCGATCCTGCAGGAATACAAGTCGCACGGCATCCGCCGGCTGGTGGCCCTGCGCGGCGACCTGCCCAGCGGCTACGGCGCGGCCGGCGAATTCCGCTATGCCAATGAGCTGGTGGAATTCATCCGCGCCGAGACGGGCGACTGGTTCCACATCGAAGTGGCCGCCTACCCGGAAGTGCACCCGCAGGCGAAGTCGCCGCAGGCCGACCTGGATGCGTTCGTGCGCAAGGTGAGGGCGGGCGCCAACTCGGCGATCACCCAGTACTTCTACAATGCCGACGCGTATTTCCAGTTCGTGGACGCGGCGCGGAAGGCCGGTGTCGACGTGCCGGTGGTGGCCGGCATCATGCCGATCACGAACTACACGCAGCTGATGCGCTTCTCCGACATGTGCGGCGCCGAAATCCCGCGCTGGGTACGGCTCAAGCTGGCCAGCTTCGGCGACGACACGGCCTCCATCAAGGCCTTCGGCCTGGACGTGGTAACAGCCCTGTGCGAGCGCCTGCTGGCCGGCGGCGTGCCGGGACTGCACTTCTACAGCATGAACCAGGCGGCGGCCACGACGGCGCTGTGGCAGCGGCTGGTGAAATAGCCGGGAATCAGACAGTCGCCGGAAAAATGGGGCGGTCCGGCGATCCGGCAGATCCATTCTCCGGAAATATTGCTCTGAAAATGGGG contains:
- a CDS encoding lysophospholipid acyltransferase family protein translates to MLLRTFRFFSIFPLPVLHGLGALLGWIVYALSPSYRRRMRENIGRAGYADHLRQAIGEAGKAIAELPFVWLASEKRIARRVFLNNYELVEAHLRAGRGIVFLTPHLGCFEITAQRVSHDTPLMVMYRPPKQAAMKPLVEVARARGQMELAPANLSGVRMLAKFLKSGKPVGILPDQVPQEGEGVWADFFGRPAYTMTLPAKMAKLGGDAPVLLTYAERLPRGRGFLIHFVPFPGSLEGDNAQQARAINAAMEQLIAGCPAQYYWSYNRYKVPPGVAAPTAAAGTEAA
- a CDS encoding phage holin family protein; this translates as MRLVLTWFINAAALFAVPYLMHSVDVTSVGAALIAALILGLVNTLIRPLLLLLTLPVTVLSLGLFIFVVNGFTFWLVAQFVEGFNVTSFWAAVGGALLYSVISWALSSLLLKDADG
- a CDS encoding lipid A biosynthesis acyltransferase, which encodes MKVLLGFMWLLHWLPLPVLGRFGDAVGSLLFVIMGPRREIALTNLRLAMPELTEAQRRDLARRHFQAYSRSVFERAILWWASEARLKRLITVETSPGMPPGQIPVAAMTEKPTILLCPHFVCLDVGGAAIAMEASASSMYVTQKNATFDAVLRAGRARFKPVKLFTRQDGIKPILRALRDRLPYFMLPDMDFGEKDAEFVPFFGVPAATLTATARIAATTGAQVMPVIATFLPNYQGWRVKFYPVWDNYPGTDMVAATRRMNEFIEERVREAPAEYFWTHKRYKTRPNGEPSFYSNKR
- the ahcY gene encoding adenosylhomocysteinase, with the protein product MNAVLKDSQDYIIADIGLADWGRKEIRIAETEMPGLMAIREEYAAAQPLKGARITGSLHMTIQTAVLIQTLEALGAEVRWASCNIYSTQDHAAAAIAANGTPVFAIKGETLDQYWEYTHRIFEWPGEGVYSNMILDDGGDATLLLHLGARAEQDASVLDNPTSEEEICLFNSIKAHLASDPQWYSKRLPHIMGVTEETTTGVHRLYQMHKEGKLAFPAINVNDSVTKSKFDNLYGCRESLVDGIKRATDVMIAGKIAVIAGYGDVGKGSAQAMRALSAQVWVTEIDPICALQAAMEGFRVVTMDYACEHGDIFVTCTGNYHILTEEHMLKMKDQAIVCNIGHFDNEIDVAALKKYQWENIKPQVDHVIFPDGHRIILLAEGRLVNLGCATGHPSYVMSSSFANQTIAQIELFQHKDKYPVGVYTLPKHLDEKVARLQLKKLNAQLTELTAEQAAYINVKVEGPYKPEHYRY
- the metF gene encoding methylenetetrahydrofolate reductase [NAD(P)H], yielding MADHNFSIEFFPPKTAEGAEKLRATRARLSELHPKYFSVTFGAGGTTQRGTLETVLDIMAAGEEAAPHLSCVGGTRESIRAILQEYKSHGIRRLVALRGDLPSGYGAAGEFRYANELVEFIRAETGDWFHIEVAAYPEVHPQAKSPQADLDAFVRKVRAGANSAITQYFYNADAYFQFVDAARKAGVDVPVVAGIMPITNYTQLMRFSDMCGAEIPRWVRLKLASFGDDTASIKAFGLDVVTALCERLLAGGVPGLHFYSMNQAAATTALWQRLVK
- the metK gene encoding methionine adenosyltransferase, which codes for MSSIDYLFTSESVSEGHPDKVADQISDAILDAILEQDPKARVAAETLCNTGLVVLAGEITTHANVDYIQVARETIKRIGYDNTDYGIDYRGCAVLVAYDKQSPDIAQGVDEGAGLDLDQGAGDQGLMFGYACDETPELMPAAIYYSHRLVERQSQLRKDGRLPWLRPDAKSQVTLRYVNGRPVAVDTVVLSTQHAPEMQHKQIEEAVIEEIIRPVLPKEWLQDTKYLVNPTGRFVIGGPQGDCGLTGRKIIVDTYGGAAPHGGGAFSGKDPSKVDRSAAYAARYVAKNIVAAGLARQCQVQVSYAIGVARPINITVYTEGTGVIPDEKIAALVQEHFDLRPKGIVQMLDLLRPIYRKTAAYGHFGREEPEFSWERTDKAAALRAAAGLA